A single window of Bacteroidota bacterium DNA harbors:
- a CDS encoding SCP2 sterol-binding domain-containing protein has protein sequence MPRYSSIDEVIASYPQRFNPAKAEGVDDTVQMNLSGEGGGHYMLHVHDGQVDVAEGTADDPTLTLDAPADVWLSVENGQTNPMMAMMSGKVKLKGSVPFATKFMGMFGGKG, from the coding sequence ATGCCCCGCTACAGCTCCATCGACGAAGTCATCGCCTCCTACCCGCAGCGCTTTAACCCCGCCAAAGCCGAGGGCGTGGACGACACCGTCCAGATGAACCTCAGCGGCGAGGGCGGCGGGCACTACATGCTCCACGTCCACGACGGCCAGGTCGACGTCGCCGAAGGCACGGCCGACGACCCGACGCTGACGCTCGACGCGCCCGCCGACGTCTGGCTCAGCGTCGAGAACGGGCAGACCAACCCGATGATGGCGATGATGTCGGGCAAGGTCAAGCTGAAGGGCTCGGTGCCGTTCGCCACCAAGTTCATGGGGATGTTCGGCGGCAAGGGCTGA
- a CDS encoding mechanosensitive ion channel domain-containing protein has translation MARLLLFVLAAFLLAAPVAAQAVPDTALATLPALPEAPVEVVPQDSLADEMAMLQAAVAGLAAQNDSLARALAERPARIDTVVMRDTTARGVAGEAAGRVAQEAKDAFRNFVPRLIFSALLLVAALYLLRGLVWLLEALAARTAERRLFYKRLIPIVRLLVWALAVYLIIAAVFQIPGNSLLAAAAAVGVAVGFAAQEVLKNIFGGLVIILDQPFQVGDKIAVEGTYGEVVSIGLRSTRIVTPDDNLVSVPNAQVVDGQVSNANAGELNLQVVTELYLPGWVDVSLAKRIAYEAAANSKYVYLNKPIVVIAKDEFRETFLLLLKVKAYVLDTRYEFLLMSDVTEAAKAEFLRHGLLNPMWKLHDFLDEMIEDDEDGDRPSAAGDGEAPSVIAPGGAPLLDPPAGP, from the coding sequence ATGGCTCGACTTCTTCTCTTCGTCCTCGCTGCGTTTCTGCTCGCTGCGCCTGTAGCGGCCCAGGCCGTCCCGGACACGGCACTAGCGACCCTGCCGGCGCTGCCCGAGGCCCCGGTGGAGGTCGTGCCCCAGGACAGCCTCGCCGACGAGATGGCGATGCTGCAGGCCGCCGTCGCAGGGCTGGCGGCCCAGAACGACAGCCTTGCCCGCGCCCTCGCCGAGCGCCCTGCGCGGATTGACACCGTCGTGATGCGCGACACGACGGCGCGGGGCGTGGCCGGCGAAGCGGCGGGACGCGTCGCCCAGGAGGCAAAGGACGCGTTTCGGAACTTCGTCCCGCGGCTCATCTTCTCGGCGCTGCTGCTCGTCGCGGCGCTCTACCTCCTGCGCGGGCTCGTGTGGCTCCTCGAAGCGCTCGCCGCCCGCACCGCCGAGCGGCGGCTGTTCTACAAGCGCCTCATCCCGATCGTCCGGCTGCTGGTCTGGGCGCTCGCGGTCTACCTCATCATCGCGGCCGTCTTCCAGATTCCAGGCAACAGCCTCCTCGCGGCGGCGGCGGCGGTCGGCGTCGCGGTCGGGTTCGCGGCGCAGGAGGTGCTCAAGAACATCTTCGGCGGCCTCGTGATCATCCTCGACCAGCCGTTCCAGGTCGGCGACAAGATCGCCGTCGAGGGGACCTACGGCGAGGTCGTCTCGATTGGGCTACGCTCGACGCGGATTGTGACGCCGGACGACAACCTCGTCTCGGTCCCCAACGCCCAGGTCGTCGACGGGCAGGTGTCGAACGCGAACGCGGGCGAGCTCAACCTCCAGGTCGTGACCGAGCTCTACCTCCCGGGCTGGGTCGACGTCTCGCTCGCCAAGCGGATCGCCTACGAGGCGGCGGCCAACTCGAAGTACGTCTACCTCAACAAGCCGATCGTGGTGATCGCGAAGGACGAGTTCCGGGAGACGTTCTTGCTCCTGCTCAAGGTGAAGGCTTACGTCCTCGACACGCGCTACGAGTTCCTGCTGATGAGCGACGTGACCGAGGCGGCGAAGGCTGAGTTCCTCCGCCACGGCCTGCTCAACCCGATGTGGAAGCTCCATGACTTCCTCGACGAGATGATCGAGGACGACGAGGACGGCGACCGGCCGAGTGCTGCCGGAGACGGCGAAGCCCCGTCCGTCATCGCTCCCGGCGGCGCGCCCCTCCTCGATCCCCCCGCCGGCCCATGA
- a CDS encoding DUF2339 domain-containing protein: MIRRILLTVLGGFLGAASYDEAFLFFGAALGFVVALYLDTRDALQEVTARLDGLERRSAPAPAALEPVETVPDEAGPVLDEPAHDEPATPALEPEAPVAAEDSMADAATPEERSRRAAMRRRARRGAAAATPAPSAPAEPSLPAQAWALLTGGNPLARIGVAILFVGLFFLIGYVSEQGLFPIELRLLGTALAGLGLVGGGWVLRRRAEVYAVTLQGGGVAVMYLTVFAAFQLYDVLPPLPAFALLVAIAAFSAVLAVVQDAPVLAVVGVLGGFAAPILASTGQGDHVLLFSYYTVLNAGVFGIAYVKQWRSLYLVGFLCTFVIGGVWGGLRYEPALFASTEPFLVLFFALYFAIPVLATRRGTTRLAGPIDGPLVFGLPVAAFALQAVLVEPFAFGRAWSAFALALAYLGTATLLFRGRREAARPLVEAFVGIGLTFATLTIPFALDAVWSGALWALEGAALVWTGVRQRRLWLRLSGLGLQFVSVVVLFDESAFGFDAAALGVRLSGWLAAIALGASAYWFQARPEVVRRLEYAASGPVLLLAVFLWSLSGLTLVADLLPDVLMPSAWLLFFAASAVALAEVGRRLDWNAAGAVALPLLLGAGWLLVPASLLFNDHPFGHFGWLAWLLAFAALGWVLVRREGVSGPRRLSLAHALSLWLLAAVAATEVAWALDRWVGEVGWSEAGVGIVLAGLLALVLAAPGPVGRWTARHRAAYLGLGAGGLAVALLGWSLLTNLYSTGDPAPLPYLPLLNPFDLAHVGALLVLTAYVRQMVRGDVPPSAPVRTALYSALGLGVFVAVSGLVARTVHHLADVPFTEAGLFDSTLFQTALSITWALLAMAVMLAATRFRLRTPWFVGAALLALVGVKLFAVDLSNAGTLARIVSFVGVGLLVLLIGYFSPAPPRRDEPDPPDELAPADPAL; encoded by the coding sequence ATGATCCGCCGCATCCTGCTGACCGTGCTCGGGGGCTTCCTCGGCGCGGCCTCGTACGACGAGGCATTCCTATTCTTCGGGGCCGCGCTCGGGTTTGTGGTGGCGCTCTACCTCGACACGCGCGACGCACTGCAGGAGGTGACGGCGCGCCTCGACGGGCTGGAGCGGCGCAGCGCCCCGGCACCTGCTGCCCTCGAGCCGGTCGAGACTGTACCGGACGAGGCAGGCCCGGTACTCGACGAACCAGCGCACGACGAACCGGCAACCCCGGCGTTGGAGCCCGAAGCGCCGGTCGCTGCCGAGGACTCGATGGCGGACGCGGCGACGCCGGAGGAGCGGTCGCGCCGGGCCGCGATGCGTCGGCGCGCCCGGCGCGGTGCGGCGGCTGCGACCCCGGCCCCGTCGGCACCGGCCGAGCCGTCGCTTCCGGCCCAGGCCTGGGCGCTGTTGACCGGCGGCAACCCGCTGGCCCGCATCGGGGTGGCGATCCTGTTCGTCGGGCTGTTCTTCCTGATCGGGTACGTCTCCGAGCAGGGCCTCTTCCCCATCGAGCTGCGGCTGCTGGGCACGGCGCTCGCCGGGCTCGGGCTCGTCGGCGGCGGCTGGGTGCTGCGGCGGCGCGCCGAGGTCTACGCGGTGACGCTCCAGGGTGGCGGCGTGGCGGTGATGTACCTCACCGTCTTCGCGGCCTTCCAGCTCTACGACGTGCTCCCGCCGCTCCCCGCCTTCGCGCTCCTCGTGGCGATCGCCGCGTTCTCGGCCGTCCTGGCCGTCGTGCAGGACGCGCCGGTGCTGGCCGTCGTCGGCGTGCTCGGCGGGTTCGCCGCGCCGATCCTTGCCTCGACCGGGCAGGGCGACCACGTCCTGCTGTTCTCGTACTACACGGTCCTCAACGCGGGCGTCTTCGGGATCGCCTACGTCAAGCAGTGGCGCTCGCTCTACCTCGTCGGGTTCCTCTGCACCTTCGTGATCGGCGGCGTCTGGGGCGGGCTGCGCTACGAGCCGGCCCTCTTCGCCTCGACCGAGCCGTTCCTCGTCCTCTTCTTCGCGCTCTACTTTGCGATCCCGGTCCTCGCTACGCGGCGGGGCACAACGCGCCTCGCCGGTCCCATCGACGGGCCGCTGGTCTTCGGGCTGCCGGTGGCGGCGTTCGCCCTGCAGGCGGTGCTCGTCGAGCCGTTCGCGTTCGGACGGGCGTGGAGTGCGTTCGCGCTCGCGCTCGCCTACCTCGGCACGGCGACGCTCCTGTTCCGGGGGCGGCGGGAGGCGGCGCGGCCGCTCGTCGAGGCGTTCGTCGGGATTGGGCTGACGTTCGCCACGCTCACGATCCCGTTCGCGCTCGACGCGGTGTGGAGCGGAGCGCTGTGGGCGCTCGAAGGGGCGGCCCTCGTCTGGACCGGCGTGCGGCAGCGGCGGCTGTGGCTTCGGCTCTCGGGCCTCGGCCTGCAGTTCGTCTCGGTCGTCGTGCTCTTCGACGAGAGCGCGTTCGGCTTCGACGCGGCCGCGCTCGGGGTCCGGCTCTCCGGCTGGCTGGCCGCGATTGCGCTCGGCGCGTCGGCCTACTGGTTCCAGGCCCGCCCCGAGGTCGTGCGCCGGCTGGAGTACGCGGCGAGCGGGCCGGTCCTGCTGCTCGCCGTGTTCCTCTGGAGCCTGAGCGGCCTCACCCTCGTCGCGGACCTGCTGCCGGATGTCCTCATGCCGAGTGCGTGGCTGCTCTTTTTCGCGGCCTCGGCAGTGGCGCTCGCCGAGGTGGGGCGGCGGCTGGACTGGAACGCGGCCGGAGCCGTCGCGCTGCCGCTGCTGCTCGGTGCGGGCTGGCTGCTCGTGCCGGCCTCCTTGCTCTTCAACGACCACCCCTTCGGTCACTTCGGCTGGCTGGCGTGGCTGCTCGCGTTCGCCGCGCTCGGGTGGGTGCTCGTCCGGCGCGAGGGCGTGTCGGGCCCCCGACGGCTGAGCCTAGCGCACGCGCTCTCGCTGTGGCTCCTCGCCGCCGTCGCCGCGACCGAGGTGGCGTGGGCACTGGACCGGTGGGTCGGCGAGGTGGGCTGGTCCGAGGCCGGCGTCGGGATCGTACTCGCCGGGCTGCTCGCGCTCGTGCTGGCTGCCCCCGGGCCGGTCGGGCGATGGACGGCACGGCACCGCGCGGCCTACCTCGGCCTCGGCGCGGGCGGCCTCGCCGTCGCGCTGCTCGGCTGGTCGCTCCTGACAAATCTTTACAGTACCGGCGACCCGGCTCCGCTGCCCTACCTCCCGCTGCTCAACCCGTTCGACCTCGCGCATGTCGGCGCGCTCCTCGTGCTGACGGCCTACGTCCGCCAGATGGTTCGGGGCGATGTGCCGCCGAGCGCGCCGGTTCGGACTGCGCTTTACAGCGCCCTCGGCCTCGGCGTCTTCGTCGCCGTGAGCGGCCTCGTAGCGCGGACCGTCCACCACCTCGCCGACGTGCCCTTCACCGAGGCGGGCCTCTTCGACTCGACCCTCTTCCAGACAGCGCTCTCAATCACCTGGGCGCTCCTGGCGATGGCCGTGATGCTCGCGGCGACGCGGTTCCGGCTGCGGACGCCGTGGTTCGTCGGGGCGGCGCTGCTCGCACTCGTCGGCGTCAAACTCTTCGCGGTCGACCTCTCGAACGCGGGGACCCTGGCGCGGATCGTGTCGTTTGTGGGCGTCGGGCTGCTGGTGCTGCTGATCGGGTACTTTTCGCCCGCCCCGCCCCGCCGCGACGAGCCGGACCCGCCGGACGAACTCGCCCCTGCCGACCCCGCTCTGTGA
- a CDS encoding DUF3999 family protein: MRLLLVFLLAATAPVAAQTDPSDFAYQTSLALDGEGPIYRVPVPPFVYQAVQRDDLGDLRVLNGNGDPVPHAIDHAPRVIAVRRVTLPVFALTDTTRTTDPALSIRRDSAGTVVEILPEPNRTERSRTAYLLDARTLDGPIHRLIFTWADSTSDFVTSVSLTASDDLAQWTPWVRRATLADLEQSGQRLFLRTITPNSLTKPSFLRLTWPEGEKLPPPTRIEAEYNREVGKPMERKWLPTDLLDASPSRFTFLLNARVPADRARLRLPEMNTIAEADLRSAIAAERPWQLRSSGPIYRLRIDSAELKTPELSFDPTRAALWQLEVEPDGALGSEPPILEIGYVPETVLFVARGDGPFRLVFGHYDAESVALHHSSLSRGLQGYSSEIPPVSPARTAEQSNLAGPAALQPPTDVPVQRIALWVVLVLGVAVLGWMALRLLRQLRAEHPAA; this comes from the coding sequence ATGCGCCTTCTCCTGGTCTTCCTGCTCGCCGCGACCGCACCGGTGGCGGCGCAAACCGACCCGTCGGACTTCGCCTACCAGACCAGCCTCGCCCTGGACGGCGAGGGGCCGATCTACCGAGTCCCGGTCCCGCCGTTCGTCTACCAGGCCGTGCAGCGAGACGACCTCGGCGACCTCCGCGTTCTCAACGGCAACGGCGACCCCGTACCCCACGCTATCGATCACGCGCCGCGCGTCATCGCGGTAAGGCGCGTTACTCTACCTGTTTTCGCCTTGACTGACACCACGCGCACCACCGACCCGGCCCTCTCCATCCGCCGGGACAGCGCAGGAACGGTAGTTGAGATTTTACCGGAGCCCAATCGAACCGAACGCTCACGTACAGCTTACCTCCTTGATGCTCGAACGCTCGACGGGCCGATTCACCGCCTCATCTTTACGTGGGCCGACAGCACATCGGACTTCGTTACTTCCGTTTCGCTCACGGCAAGTGACGACTTGGCTCAGTGGACACCGTGGGTACGCCGCGCTACCCTCGCTGACCTCGAACAGAGTGGCCAGCGACTCTTTCTGCGTACCATCACCCCGAACAGCCTGACGAAACCGAGTTTCCTCCGGCTGACGTGGCCCGAGGGGGAGAAACTCCCGCCGCCTACCCGAATCGAGGCCGAGTACAACCGGGAAGTGGGAAAGCCTATGGAGCGAAAGTGGCTACCTACTGATTTGCTTGATGCATCGCCTTCGAGGTTCACCTTCCTCCTCAACGCCCGTGTGCCCGCGGATAGGGCTCGCCTTCGTCTGCCGGAAATGAACACTATCGCCGAGGCTGACTTGCGTTCAGCGATAGCAGCCGAACGTCCCTGGCAACTCCGTAGCTCCGGACCCATCTATCGGCTTCGCATCGACAGCGCCGAGTTGAAGACGCCTGAGTTATCGTTCGATCCGACCCGTGCTGCGTTATGGCAATTGGAGGTCGAACCGGACGGTGCGCTCGGCTCGGAGCCGCCCATACTAGAAATTGGGTACGTACCGGAGACAGTTCTCTTCGTGGCACGCGGTGACGGTCCGTTCCGGCTTGTCTTCGGGCACTACGATGCGGAGTCCGTCGCGCTCCACCACTCTTCTCTTAGTCGAGGGCTGCAAGGTTATTCATCTGAAATCCCCCCGGTCTCTCCCGCCCGCACTGCTGAGCAGAGCAACCTCGCCGGGCCGGCGGCCCTCCAGCCTCCCACCGACGTACCGGTGCAGCGCATCGCGCTCTGGGTCGTCCTCGTCCTCGGCGTCGCCGTCCTCGGGTGGATGGCGCTGCGGCTGCTTCGCCAGCTCCGCGCCGAGCACCCGGCAGCTTAG
- a CDS encoding aquaporin, with protein MHLRSYLAEFIGTFFLVFSGTSAILGSVLAGYDGTVAVPFAFGLALVVGIFAVGHISGAHFNPAVTIAFAVGRHFPWGQVGPYIAAQLLGGLAASGVLALAFGAADGFTAGPTVPGDAAAALGSVLPVLLAEFFATFLLMFVITAVATDTRIEGIPAGLAIGFTVAAMAFATGWIGGGSFNPARSFGPALVDGTWTLHWLYWAGPVLGAVAAVTTYNVVRGPEPEGPPPAMTDPTLD; from the coding sequence ATGCACCTCCGGTCCTACCTCGCCGAGTTCATCGGCACCTTCTTCCTCGTCTTCTCCGGCACGTCCGCCATCCTCGGCTCCGTCCTCGCCGGCTACGACGGTACGGTCGCCGTGCCGTTCGCCTTCGGGCTCGCGCTCGTCGTCGGCATCTTCGCCGTCGGGCACATCAGCGGGGCCCACTTCAACCCGGCCGTGACGATCGCCTTCGCCGTGGGGCGGCACTTCCCGTGGGGGCAGGTCGGGCCGTACATCGCGGCGCAGCTCCTGGGCGGTCTCGCCGCGAGCGGCGTCCTCGCCCTGGCCTTCGGGGCCGCCGACGGGTTCACGGCAGGGCCCACGGTGCCGGGCGACGCGGCCGCCGCGCTCGGCAGCGTCCTGCCTGTGCTCCTTGCCGAGTTCTTCGCGACGTTCCTGCTGATGTTCGTCATCACCGCCGTCGCCACGGACACGCGCATCGAGGGGATCCCGGCCGGCCTCGCGATTGGCTTCACGGTCGCAGCGATGGCGTTTGCGACGGGCTGGATCGGCGGCGGCTCGTTCAACCCGGCTCGCTCGTTCGGCCCGGCGCTCGTGGACGGCACCTGGACGCTGCACTGGCTCTACTGGGCCGGCCCGGTCCTGGGTGCCGTCGCGGCGGTGACCACCTACAACGTCGTCCGCGGCCCCGAGCCCGAAGGGCCACCGCCCGCGATGACGGACCCGACGCTGGACTGA